A window of Juglans regia cultivar Chandler chromosome 7, Walnut 2.0, whole genome shotgun sequence contains these coding sequences:
- the LOC109011879 gene encoding metal tolerance protein 11 isoform X2, whose protein sequence is MPRAEGEKASSWTPRLPWGFRHHVNPSRLFCLVASGPEDNVAEYYQQQVEMLEGFSEMDALAERGFIPGMSKEEREKLAKSETFAIRISNVANMVLFAAKVYASVQSGSLAIIASTLDSLLDLLSGFILWFTAFSMQTPSPYQYPIGKKRMQPLGILVFASVMATLGLQIILESMRTLLSDENEFSLTKKQEQWLVGIMLSVTLVKFVLVIYCRSFTNDIVKAYAQDHFFDVITNIIGLIAALLANYIDDWLDPVGAIILAIYTIRTWSMTVLENVNSLVGRSAAPEYLQKLTYLCWNHHKAIRHIDTVRAYTFGSHYFVEVDIVLPAGMPLQEAHDIGESLQEKLELLPEIERAFVHLDYEYTHKPEHAQAHS, encoded by the exons ATGCCCAGAGCAGAAGGAGAAAAAGCCTCCTCGTGGACTCCACGACTGCCTTGGGGTTTTAG ACATCATGTGAATCCCTCTCGATTGTTTTGCTTGGTGGCTTCAGGTCCCGAAGACAATGTGGCTGAGTACTACCAGCAGCAGGTAGAAATGCTCGAGGGATTTAGTGAAATGGATGCCTTAGCGGAGCGTGGTTTTATTCCTGGGATGTCAAAA GAAGAGCGAGAAAAGTTGGCTAAAAGTGAAACATTTGCCATTAGAATATCAAATGTTGCAAACATGGTTCTCTTTGCGGCTAAAGTCTATGCATCTGTACAAAGTGGTTCCTTAGCAATCATTGCATCCACTCTGGACTCGCTTCTCGATCTTCTATCTGGTTTCATCCTGTGGTTTACTGCATTCTCCATGCAAACACCAAGCCCATATCAATATCCTATTGGGAAGAAACGCATGCAGCCATTG GGGATCCTTGTATTTGCCTCTGTCATGGCAACTCTTGGACTGCAGATTATCTTGGAGTCGATGCGCACTCTTTTATCTGAT GAGAATGAGTTCAGCTTGACCAAGAAGCAAGAGCAATGGCTTGTTGGCATTATGCTTTCTGTGACTTTGGTAAAATTCGTTCTGGTCATTTATTGCCGTTCTTTCACTAATGATATTGTCAAAGCTTATGCTCAGGATCACTTTTTTGATGTTATCACCAACATCATTGGACTCATTGCTGCTCTCCTTgcaaattatattgatgattgGCTGGACCCCGTTGGAGCAATCATT CTGGCTATATACACCATCCGTACATGGTCAATGACTGTGTTGGAAAATGTGAACTCCCTTGTGGGAAGATCGGCTGCCCCAGAATATCTACAAAAACTAACGTATCTCTGTTGGAACCACCACAAGGCCATAAGGCATATCGATACGGTCCGGGCTTATACCTTTGGGTCTCACTACTTTGTGGAGGTTGACATAGTCTTGCCAGCAGGCATGCCATTGCAAGAGGCTCATGATATTGGGGAATCCTTACAGGAGAAGCTCGAGCTCCTGCCTGAGATCGAGCGTGCTTTTGTACATCTGGATTACGAGTACACACACAAACCTGAGCATGCTCAGGCACACTCGTAG
- the LOC109011879 gene encoding metal tolerance protein 11 isoform X1: protein MLELVTSEQDEECSLLSQPNSVDRSWRLNFDGLQLCPEQKEKKPPRGLHDCLGVLGPEDNVAEYYQQQVEMLEGFSEMDALAERGFIPGMSKEEREKLAKSETFAIRISNVANMVLFAAKVYASVQSGSLAIIASTLDSLLDLLSGFILWFTAFSMQTPSPYQYPIGKKRMQPLGILVFASVMATLGLQIILESMRTLLSDENEFSLTKKQEQWLVGIMLSVTLVKFVLVIYCRSFTNDIVKAYAQDHFFDVITNIIGLIAALLANYIDDWLDPVGAIILAIYTIRTWSMTVLENVNSLVGRSAAPEYLQKLTYLCWNHHKAIRHIDTVRAYTFGSHYFVEVDIVLPAGMPLQEAHDIGESLQEKLELLPEIERAFVHLDYEYTHKPEHAQAHS, encoded by the exons ATGTTGGAGCTGGTAACGTCCGAGCAAGACGAGGAGTGCTCGCTCTTGTCTCAGCCCAACAGTGTTGACAGGTCTTGGCGGTTGAACTTCGACGGGTTACAGTTATGCCCAGAGCAGAAGGAGAAAAAGCCTCCTCGTGGACTCCACGACTGCCTTGGGGTTTTAG GTCCCGAAGACAATGTGGCTGAGTACTACCAGCAGCAGGTAGAAATGCTCGAGGGATTTAGTGAAATGGATGCCTTAGCGGAGCGTGGTTTTATTCCTGGGATGTCAAAA GAAGAGCGAGAAAAGTTGGCTAAAAGTGAAACATTTGCCATTAGAATATCAAATGTTGCAAACATGGTTCTCTTTGCGGCTAAAGTCTATGCATCTGTACAAAGTGGTTCCTTAGCAATCATTGCATCCACTCTGGACTCGCTTCTCGATCTTCTATCTGGTTTCATCCTGTGGTTTACTGCATTCTCCATGCAAACACCAAGCCCATATCAATATCCTATTGGGAAGAAACGCATGCAGCCATTG GGGATCCTTGTATTTGCCTCTGTCATGGCAACTCTTGGACTGCAGATTATCTTGGAGTCGATGCGCACTCTTTTATCTGAT GAGAATGAGTTCAGCTTGACCAAGAAGCAAGAGCAATGGCTTGTTGGCATTATGCTTTCTGTGACTTTGGTAAAATTCGTTCTGGTCATTTATTGCCGTTCTTTCACTAATGATATTGTCAAAGCTTATGCTCAGGATCACTTTTTTGATGTTATCACCAACATCATTGGACTCATTGCTGCTCTCCTTgcaaattatattgatgattgGCTGGACCCCGTTGGAGCAATCATT CTGGCTATATACACCATCCGTACATGGTCAATGACTGTGTTGGAAAATGTGAACTCCCTTGTGGGAAGATCGGCTGCCCCAGAATATCTACAAAAACTAACGTATCTCTGTTGGAACCACCACAAGGCCATAAGGCATATCGATACGGTCCGGGCTTATACCTTTGGGTCTCACTACTTTGTGGAGGTTGACATAGTCTTGCCAGCAGGCATGCCATTGCAAGAGGCTCATGATATTGGGGAATCCTTACAGGAGAAGCTCGAGCTCCTGCCTGAGATCGAGCGTGCTTTTGTACATCTGGATTACGAGTACACACACAAACCTGAGCATGCTCAGGCACACTCGTAG
- the LOC109022302 gene encoding uncharacterized protein LOC109022302 isoform X3 produces the protein MGDSSASYIHMVQHLIEKCLIFHMTKEECMEALSKHANIKPVITSTVWNELEKENKEFFEAYAQSQSKAERMSEEETSQMIQKMISDSSKDSDD, from the exons ATGGGGGACTCTTCTGCCTCATACATACACATG GTGCAGCACCTGATAGAGAAGTGTCTGATCTTTCACATGACTAAAGAAGAGTGCATGGAAGCCCTTTCAAAACATGCAAACATCAAACCTGTTATCACTTCCACTG TGTGGAATGAActggagaaagaaaataaggaatTCTTCGAGGCGTATGCGCAATCTCAGAGCAAAGCAGAGCGAATGTCCGAGGAAGAGACAAGCCAGATGATCCAGAAGATGATATCGGATTCATCCAAAGATTCCGACGATTAA
- the LOC109022302 gene encoding uncharacterized protein LOC109022302 isoform X2: protein MGDSSASYIHMHLIEKCLIFHMTKEECMEALSKHANIKPVITSTANTCINITAVWNELEKENKEFFEAYAQSQSKAERMSEEETSQMIQKMISDSSKDSDD, encoded by the exons ATGGGGGACTCTTCTGCCTCATACATACACATG CACCTGATAGAGAAGTGTCTGATCTTTCACATGACTAAAGAAGAGTGCATGGAAGCCCTTTCAAAACATGCAAACATCAAACCTGTTATCACTTCCACTG CCAATACATGCATCAATATAACTGCAGTGTGGAATGAActggagaaagaaaataaggaatTCTTCGAGGCGTATGCGCAATCTCAGAGCAAAGCAGAGCGAATGTCCGAGGAAGAGACAAGCCAGATGATCCAGAAGATGATATCGGATTCATCCAAAGATTCCGACGATTAA
- the LOC109019146 gene encoding protein-tyrosine-phosphatase MKP1-like encodes MVGKEDASSNSRAPCQVSGNHRMFLRSASWSSSRVASQNPDSGERECGDPNGNVGSNNGQNRRFPAPLTPRSQQNFKARSCLPPLQPLAIARRSLDEWPKAGSDDIGEWPGPPTPSGRGSGERLKLDLSSIERNPDKNGGLVKRDKIASFDKECSKVADHVYLGGDAVAKDKDILKHNGITHVLNCVGFVCPEYFKDDFMYRTLWLQDSPSEDITSILYDVFDYFEDVREQGGRVFVHCCQGVSRSTSLVIAYLMWREGQSFDDAFQYVKAARGIADPNMGFACQLLQCQKRVHAFPLSPSSLLRMYRMAPHSSYDPLHLVPKMLNDPSSSALDSRGAFIVHIPSAIYVWIGKNCETIMEKDARGAVCQIVRYERAQGPVRMIKEGEEPAHFWDAFKHLLPLMEKPSDGVEAGELKVKICTGDRKVDSYNVDFEIFQKAIKGGFVPPLASSENEHETHLPARESSWSVSRLKFASGDMKEFVAAPKLYLSRVYSDSRMMGHPSTNLSSPSSSFSSSSSPSSSFSSSSLSSSSSASSPPYLSPNSICSDSGASSKYLSESCLDSPSVASCSLPVSSTLPNFSNLSLLSSKTSNGPETVGVNLKSQPRSKSTSSVQSKVFSPSLAERRGSLSKSLKLPLMADNMRVAYTPSSYIADQEDGVRMNNNTCSPCELDRVEDKVDFKDAVDNGVGDLTTSWKTHPLGYDLGSSVSNGMEESGSAHCNSMQPLVCRWPSLEKIATFGATDMNSKDAFAIFSPDLGKNENRILYFWVGRSFDHDGSQIQLDSDIELDDRKELDWKQIGRDALNQMGLPRDTAIKIVKEYEEPMEFLALLSSL; translated from the exons ATGGTGGGTAAAGAGGATGCCTCCAGTAATTCTCGGGCTCCGTGCCAAGTTTCTGGCAACCATAGGATGTTTCTGCGCTCGGCATCGTGGTCCTCTTCCCGTGTTGCCTCTCAAAACCCGGATTCTGGAGAGAGAGAATGCGGGGATCCAAATGGTAATGTAGGAAGCAATAACGGGCAAAACCGTCGGTTTCCTGCTCCATTAACCCCGCGATCACAGCAGAATTTCAAAGCTCGGTCATGTTTACCGCCACTACAGCCATTGGCTATTGCTCGCCGGAGCTTGGATGAATGGCCCAAGGCTGGGTCAGATGATATTGGCGAGTGGCCAGGACCACCTACACCAAGTGGGAGAGGGAGTGGGGAGAGATTGAAGCTTGATTTATCATCAATCGAGCGAAACCCGGATAAGAATGGCGGGCTTGTGAAAAGGGATAAGATCGCTTCCTTTGACAAGGAGTGCTCAAAAGTGGCTGACCACGTATATCTTGGTGGGGATGCAGTTGCAAAAGATAAGGATATACTAAAACACAATGGGATTACTCATGTTCTGAATTGTGTAGGTTTTGTTTGTCCTGAGTATTTCAAAGATGATTTTATGTACAGAACTTTGTGGTTGCAGGACAGTCCATCCGAGGATATTACTAGCATTTTATATGATGTTTTTGACTACTTTGAAGATGTTAGAGAACAGGGTGGAAGGGTTTTTGTTCATTGTTGCCAAGGGGTGTCTAGATCCACATCCTTGGTGATTGCTTATCTTATGTGGAGAGAAGGACAGAGTTTTGATGATGCTTTTCAGTATGTCAAGGCAGCGAGGGGTATTGCAGATCCAAATATGGGTTTTGCTTGCCAATTGTTACAGTGCCAAAAGAGAGTTCATGCATTCCCACTTAGCCCGAGTTCTTTATTGAGGATGTATAGAATGGCCCCACACTCGTCCTATGATCCTTTGCATCTTGTCCCAAAAATGTTAAATGATCCTTCCTCTTCTGCACTGGATTCTAGGGGTGCGTTTATTGTCCATATACCTTCTGCAATATATGTTTGGATTGGTAAGAACTGTGAGACCATCATGGAAAAAGATGCAAGAGGGGCTGTATGTCAGATCGTTCGGTATGAGAGAGCGCAAGGGCCAGTAAGGATGATAAAGGAAGGAGAGGAACCGGCTCATTTTTGGGATGCTTTTAAGCACCTTTTACCTTTGATGGAGAAACCGAGCGATGGTGTAGAGGCTGGGGAATTAAAAGTCAAGATTTGTACAGGTGACAGGAAAGTGGACTCCTATAATGTTGATTTTGAGATATTCCAGAAAGCTATTAAGGGGGGTTTTGTGCCTCCACTTGCATCATCTGAGAATGAACATGAAACGCACCTTCCTGCCAGAGAAAGCAGTTGGAGTGTATCAAGGCTTAAGTTTGCATCTGGCGACATGAAAGAGTTTGTGGCAGCTCCCAAATTGTACCTCTCAAGGGTCTACTCAGATTCTAGGATGATGGGACATCCATCTACAAATTTATCGTCACCTTCATCATCATTCTCGTCATCGTCGTCACCTTCATCATCATTCTCATCATCGTCgttgtcatcttcatcttctgctTCTTCGCCTCCTTATCTCTCTCCAAATTCCATCTGTTCAGATTCAGGCGCCAGTTCAAAGTATTTGTCAGAATCCTGTCTGGATTCGCCTTCTGTGGCTTCGTGTTCTCTTCCAGTATCTTCAACTTTGCCTAACTTTTCGAACTTGTCCCTCTTGTCATCCAAAACTTCTAATGGTCCAGAAACTGTTGGTGTTAATTTGAAGTCGCAGCCACGTTCTAAATCAACTTCTTCTGTCCAATCTAAAGTATTTTCACCTTCCCTTGCTGAACGCAGGGGTAGCTTATCAAAGTCTCTGAAATTGCCATTGATGGCTGATAATATGAGGGTGGCATATACCCCCTCAAGTTATATTGCTGATCAAGAGGACGGTGTTAGGATGAACAATAATACTTGCTCTCCATGTGAACTGGATAGGGTAGAAGATAAAGTTGACTTCAAGGATGCTGTTGATAATGGGGTGGGAGATTTAACTACATCCTGGAAAACACATCCTCTGGGATACGACCTGGGCTCTTCTGTTTCAAATGGGATGGAGGAAAGTGGGTCAGCACATTGTAACAGTATGCAACCTTTAGTATGCCGATGGCCCAGTTTAGAAAAGATTGCAACATTTGGTGCAACTGATATGAATTCTAAAGATGCTTTCGCTATTTTCTCTCCAGATTTAGGCAAAAATGAgaatagaatattatatttttgggtaGGAAGGTCTTTCGACCATGATGGAAGTCAGATTCAATTAGACAGTGACATAGAGTTAGATGATAGAAAAGAGCTTGACTGGAAACAAATCGGTCGTGATGCTCTTAACCAAATGGGTCTTCCGAGAGACACCGCTATCAAG ATTGTTAAAGAATATGAAGAGCCAATGGAGTTTCTTGCATTGTTGAGTTCGTTGTAG
- the LOC109019150 gene encoding 60S ribosomal protein L23a-2 isoform X2, with amino-acid sequence MAPAKADVAKKADPKAQALKAAKAVKSGPVFKKKAKKIRTSVTFHRPKTLKKERNPKYPRISAPPRNKLDHYQILKYPLTTESAMKKIEDNNTLVFIVDIRADKKKIKDAVKKMYDIKAKKVNTLIRPDGTKKAYVRLTPDYDALDVANKIGII; translated from the exons ATGGCTCCGGCTAAAG CTGATGTTGCAAAAAAGGCTGATCCAAAGGCTCAAGCCTTGAAGGCTGCCAAGGCTGTGAAATCAGGCCCTGTTTTTAAGAAGAAAGCTAAGAAGATCAGGACATCAGTCACATTTCATCGACCAAAGACATTGAAGAAGGAGAGGAACCCCAAATATCCCCGCATCAGTGCTCCACCGAGAAATAAGTTGGATCATTATCAGATTCTCAAGTATCCTTTGACTACGGAGTCTGCAATGAAGAAGATTGAGGACAATAACACACTGGTTTTCATTGTTGACATTCGTGCCGAcaagaagaagatcaaagatGCTGTGAAGAAGATGTATGACATTAAGGCCAAGAAAGTTAACACTTTGATCAG GCCCGATGGAACCAAGAAGGCTTATGTTAGGTTGACACCAGACTATGATGCCTTGGATGTGGCGAACAAAATCGGTATAATCTAA
- the LOC109019147 gene encoding uncharacterized protein LOC109019147 codes for MATTKVSLKLLIDKKKQRLIFAEADKKCVDFLFSILTLPVGTVAELLKVEGMVGCLPSLHNSVKNLSAPCFLNDKSKYFLLNPKVAVPGANVSLLLPNDASFTYRKLSLHQLVHGNNNCRAYIIEDANPIRSCGQCAPTTEGGYVEGMVTYMVMDDLEVKPMTTISGITLLKEFNVEEVGAVEEKVVDLGMDEGVKLLKASLQSKTVLTDIFLSCPDKLEPGSNLKTRDYRRTK; via the exons atggcAACAACCAAAGTAAGCCTGAAGTTGTTAATAGACAAAAAGAAGCAACGTCTGATTTTTGCTGAAGCAGACAAGAAATGCGTTGATTTCCTCTTTAGCATTTTGACTCTGCCGGTGGGAACTGTTGCTGAGCTGCTAAAAGTGGAAGGAATGGTAGGCTGTCTGCCAAGCCTCCACAACAGCGTTAAAAATCTGAGTGCTCCTTGCTTTCTCAATGACAAAAGCAAATACTTCCTCTTAAACCCCAAAGTAGCCGTTCCTGGTGCTAACGTTTCTCTCCTCTTGCCAAATGATGCGTCATTTACATACAGGAAACTGAGCCTCCATCAGTTGGTACATGGCAACAACAATTGCAGGGCCTATATAATCGAGGATGCTAATCCGATCAGAAGTTGTGGACAGTGCGCGCCTACTACTGAGGGCGGTTATGTAGAAGGGATGGTCACATACATGGTGATGGATGATCTGGAGGTGAAGCCCATGACCACCATCTCTGGAATAACTCTGCTTAAAGAGTTTAATGTCGAGGAAGTTGGAGCTGTTGAGGAGAAGGTTGTCGACTTGGGTATGGATGAG GGTGTGAAATTACTCAAGGCTTCTCTGCAATCCAAGACTGTTCTGACTGATATCTTCCTTTCCTGCCCGGACAAATTAGAACCAGGGAGCAACTTAAAAACGAGGGATTATAGAAGGACCAAATGA
- the LOC109019150 gene encoding 60S ribosomal protein L23A isoform X1: protein MFYLFAADVAKKADPKAQALKAAKAVKSGPVFKKKAKKIRTSVTFHRPKTLKKERNPKYPRISAPPRNKLDHYQILKYPLTTESAMKKIEDNNTLVFIVDIRADKKKIKDAVKKMYDIKAKKVNTLIRPDGTKKAYVRLTPDYDALDVANKIGII, encoded by the exons ATGTTTTATCTGTTTGCAGCTGATGTTGCAAAAAAGGCTGATCCAAAGGCTCAAGCCTTGAAGGCTGCCAAGGCTGTGAAATCAGGCCCTGTTTTTAAGAAGAAAGCTAAGAAGATCAGGACATCAGTCACATTTCATCGACCAAAGACATTGAAGAAGGAGAGGAACCCCAAATATCCCCGCATCAGTGCTCCACCGAGAAATAAGTTGGATCATTATCAGATTCTCAAGTATCCTTTGACTACGGAGTCTGCAATGAAGAAGATTGAGGACAATAACACACTGGTTTTCATTGTTGACATTCGTGCCGAcaagaagaagatcaaagatGCTGTGAAGAAGATGTATGACATTAAGGCCAAGAAAGTTAACACTTTGATCAG GCCCGATGGAACCAAGAAGGCTTATGTTAGGTTGACACCAGACTATGATGCCTTGGATGTGGCGAACAAAATCGGTATAATCTAA
- the LOC109015110 gene encoding uncharacterized protein LOC109015110, giving the protein MEAAAKLNLKLLIDKNSKRVLFAEACKEFVDFLFNILTLPFGNVVRLLKGEGMAGCLPSLYNSIENLSSNYIKPDQHKAFLLKPKVAIPSPKVPPLLPGVVAFTKRDVSYCYGSCQNFTRATETVYEEAGSCESCLAKRSITYSSEVGYVKGAVTFMVMDDLEVKPMFTTSLISLLNDLNAKEVGAIEEKVVEFGMDEGVKLLAASLQSKTVLTDVFMSRPSEIIGLDIPMFKIKI; this is encoded by the exons ATGGAAGCCGCCGCCAAGTTAAACCTGAAACTTCTGATAGACAAGAACAGCAAACGCGTTCTCTTCGCCGAAGCATGCAAGGAATTCGTTGATTTTCTGTTCAACATATTAACTCTGCCCTTCGGCAATGTCGTTAGGCTCCTAAAAGGGGAAGGAATGGCAGGCTGTTTGCCAAGCCTCTACAACAGCATCGAGAATCTGAGCAGTAACTACATTAAGCCAGACCAACACAAAGCCTTTCTGCTAAAGCCTAAAGTAGCCATTCCTAGCCCCAAAGTTCCGCCCCTCTTGCCGGGCGTCGTGGCATTTACAAAGAGAGACGTTTCTTACTGCTACGGGTCTTGCCAAAATTTTACACGCGCCACGGAAACTGTGTATGAAGAGGCCGGAAGTTGTGAATCGTGTTTGGCTAAGCGCTCGATTACATATTCAAGTGAGGTGGGTTACGTGAAAGGGGCGGTTACATTCATGGTGATGGATGATTTGGAGGTGAAGCCCATGTTCACCACCTCTTTGATCTCTCTTCTTAATGATTTAAATGCCAAGGAAGTTGGGGCTATTGAGGAGAAAGTGGTTGAGTTTGGCATGGATGAG GGTGTGAAATTGCTCGCAGCTTCTTTGCAATCCAAGACTGTTCTGACTGATGTTTTCATGTCGAGGCCATCTGAAATAATTGGATTGGACATTCCAatgttcaaaattaaaatttaa
- the LOC109022303 gene encoding glutathione S-transferase DHAR2-like: MALEVAVKAADDAPDILGDCPFSQRVLLTLEEKKIPYKLHLINLNGKPQWFLEVNPEGKVPIMKFDDKWVSNSDDIVGILEERYPEPSLTTPPEFASVGSKIFEAFVKFLKSKDPNDGSEQALLNELKALDEHLKAHGPYVAGEKITAVDLSLAPKLFHLEVALGHFKNWTVPESLTHFHNYKKLLSSRDSFQKTKPAKESVIAGWKPKVINA; this comes from the exons atggctctCGAGGTAGCTGTCAAGGCTGCCGATGATGCACCTGATATTCTTGGAGACT GCCCGTTTTCCCAGAGAGTCCTTTTAActttggaggagaagaaaatccCGTACAAGTTGCACCTCATCAATTTAAATGGCAAACCCCAATG gttTTTAGAGGTGAACCCGGAAGGGAAGGTGCCGATCATGAAGTTCGATGACAAATGGGTGTCTAACTCTGATGATATTGTCGGGATTCTCGAGGAGCGGTACCCTGAACCCTCTCTCACTACTCCTCCTGAATTCGCTTCTGT GGGATCGAAGATTTTTGAGGCCTTTGTGAAATTCTTAAAGAGCAAGGATCCCAATGACGGATCAGAACAGGCTTTGCTTAATGAATTGAAAGCATTGGATGAACACCTCAAGGCACAT GGGCCATATGTTGCAGGTGAGAAGATAACTGCTGTTGATTTGAGTTTGGCACCGAAGCTGTTCCACCTCGAGGTGGCTCTCGGTCATTTCAAGAACTGGACTGTCCCTGAAAGCTTAACTCATTTCCATAACTACAAGAAG TTGCTTTCCTCTCGGGACTCTTTTCAGAAAACCAAGCCTGCAAAAGAATCTGTAATTGCTGGATGGAAGCCGAAGGTAATTAATGCATAA
- the LOC109022302 gene encoding uncharacterized protein LOC109022302 isoform X1, with protein MGDSSASYIHMVQHLIEKCLIFHMTKEECMEALSKHANIKPVITSTANTCINITAVWNELEKENKEFFEAYAQSQSKAERMSEEETSQMIQKMISDSSKDSDD; from the exons ATGGGGGACTCTTCTGCCTCATACATACACATG GTGCAGCACCTGATAGAGAAGTGTCTGATCTTTCACATGACTAAAGAAGAGTGCATGGAAGCCCTTTCAAAACATGCAAACATCAAACCTGTTATCACTTCCACTG CCAATACATGCATCAATATAACTGCAGTGTGGAATGAActggagaaagaaaataaggaatTCTTCGAGGCGTATGCGCAATCTCAGAGCAAAGCAGAGCGAATGTCCGAGGAAGAGACAAGCCAGATGATCCAGAAGATGATATCGGATTCATCCAAAGATTCCGACGATTAA
- the LOC109011879 gene encoding metal tolerance protein 11 isoform X3, which yields MLEGFSEMDALAERGFIPGMSKEEREKLAKSETFAIRISNVANMVLFAAKVYASVQSGSLAIIASTLDSLLDLLSGFILWFTAFSMQTPSPYQYPIGKKRMQPLGILVFASVMATLGLQIILESMRTLLSDENEFSLTKKQEQWLVGIMLSVTLVKFVLVIYCRSFTNDIVKAYAQDHFFDVITNIIGLIAALLANYIDDWLDPVGAIILAIYTIRTWSMTVLENVNSLVGRSAAPEYLQKLTYLCWNHHKAIRHIDTVRAYTFGSHYFVEVDIVLPAGMPLQEAHDIGESLQEKLELLPEIERAFVHLDYEYTHKPEHAQAHS from the exons ATGCTCGAGGGATTTAGTGAAATGGATGCCTTAGCGGAGCGTGGTTTTATTCCTGGGATGTCAAAA GAAGAGCGAGAAAAGTTGGCTAAAAGTGAAACATTTGCCATTAGAATATCAAATGTTGCAAACATGGTTCTCTTTGCGGCTAAAGTCTATGCATCTGTACAAAGTGGTTCCTTAGCAATCATTGCATCCACTCTGGACTCGCTTCTCGATCTTCTATCTGGTTTCATCCTGTGGTTTACTGCATTCTCCATGCAAACACCAAGCCCATATCAATATCCTATTGGGAAGAAACGCATGCAGCCATTG GGGATCCTTGTATTTGCCTCTGTCATGGCAACTCTTGGACTGCAGATTATCTTGGAGTCGATGCGCACTCTTTTATCTGAT GAGAATGAGTTCAGCTTGACCAAGAAGCAAGAGCAATGGCTTGTTGGCATTATGCTTTCTGTGACTTTGGTAAAATTCGTTCTGGTCATTTATTGCCGTTCTTTCACTAATGATATTGTCAAAGCTTATGCTCAGGATCACTTTTTTGATGTTATCACCAACATCATTGGACTCATTGCTGCTCTCCTTgcaaattatattgatgattgGCTGGACCCCGTTGGAGCAATCATT CTGGCTATATACACCATCCGTACATGGTCAATGACTGTGTTGGAAAATGTGAACTCCCTTGTGGGAAGATCGGCTGCCCCAGAATATCTACAAAAACTAACGTATCTCTGTTGGAACCACCACAAGGCCATAAGGCATATCGATACGGTCCGGGCTTATACCTTTGGGTCTCACTACTTTGTGGAGGTTGACATAGTCTTGCCAGCAGGCATGCCATTGCAAGAGGCTCATGATATTGGGGAATCCTTACAGGAGAAGCTCGAGCTCCTGCCTGAGATCGAGCGTGCTTTTGTACATCTGGATTACGAGTACACACACAAACCTGAGCATGCTCAGGCACACTCGTAG